One window of the Leptospira koniambonensis genome contains the following:
- a CDS encoding polyamine aminopropyltransferase: MQRALLISVLILSSCGLVYELLAGTVASYLLGETVTQFSLVIGVYLFSMGIGSWLSRYLIEDLIPKFLDVELALGLLGGFSAAILFLSFGQTRIFQIPLFSIVVAVGTLVGMEIPLLLRILKNKLGFRDMVSKVLSLDYAGALLASLAFPIFFAPKLGMVRTSFFFGLLNAGTALWGTFVLPLSEKHKNLLRAKSALVLTLLGLGFAFSEMVTNYSEENLFSDEIIYSKQTNFQKIIVTRYKSELRLFLNGHLQFSSRDEYRYHETLAHPALLSHPNPKRVLVLGGGDGLAVREILKYPSVESITLVDLDPEMTRIFSEQPILTEINGSSLKNPKVKVQNADAFLWLEESSSVFDVVLIDFPDPSNFSIGKLYSTAFYRSLKRRLNEFSVVEIQSTSPLFARMSFWCVEATLKESGFNTRALHVYVPSFGEWGFVLGSVGNLRGYRKDLPAGLKFLNETELKSISEFPQDMSRVPTEPNRLDNQSLVRYYDQEWNRILD, encoded by the coding sequence CTGCAGAGAGCCCTATTAATCTCCGTCCTAATCCTTTCTTCCTGCGGCTTAGTATATGAACTATTAGCAGGCACCGTAGCGAGCTACTTACTCGGAGAAACAGTCACTCAATTCTCCTTAGTCATCGGAGTTTATCTATTCTCCATGGGAATTGGAAGCTGGCTTTCTAGATACTTAATAGAAGATCTGATCCCTAAGTTTTTAGATGTAGAACTCGCATTAGGACTATTAGGTGGATTTAGCGCTGCAATTCTGTTCTTGAGTTTTGGACAGACCAGAATTTTCCAAATCCCACTCTTTAGTATTGTAGTCGCAGTTGGGACCCTGGTAGGAATGGAGATACCTCTGCTTCTACGCATCCTAAAAAATAAATTAGGATTCCGTGATATGGTCTCCAAGGTGCTTAGCTTGGACTATGCAGGAGCACTTCTGGCCTCATTGGCATTTCCAATCTTCTTCGCTCCTAAACTAGGAATGGTAAGGACTTCCTTCTTTTTCGGTTTATTAAATGCAGGAACAGCATTATGGGGAACATTCGTTCTTCCTCTATCCGAAAAACATAAAAATTTATTAAGAGCAAAATCTGCACTTGTGCTGACCTTACTTGGGTTAGGATTCGCATTCTCTGAGATGGTCACTAATTACAGTGAAGAAAATCTTTTTTCAGATGAGATCATTTACTCTAAACAAACCAATTTTCAAAAGATCATAGTCACCAGATACAAAAGTGAACTTAGACTTTTTCTGAACGGGCACTTACAATTCAGTTCAAGAGACGAGTATAGATATCACGAAACATTGGCGCATCCAGCACTTCTCTCTCATCCAAATCCAAAAAGAGTATTGGTTTTAGGAGGAGGAGATGGTTTAGCAGTCAGAGAAATTTTAAAATATCCAAGTGTAGAATCCATTACATTAGTTGATTTGGATCCTGAGATGACTCGTATATTTTCGGAACAACCTATTCTCACTGAGATAAATGGATCTAGTTTAAAAAACCCTAAAGTAAAAGTGCAAAACGCAGACGCTTTCTTATGGTTAGAAGAATCAAGTTCAGTATTCGATGTCGTGCTGATAGATTTCCCGGATCCAAGCAACTTCTCCATTGGAAAATTATATAGCACTGCATTTTACAGAAGTTTAAAAAGAAGGCTTAACGAATTTTCAGTCGTAGAGATACAATCAACTTCTCCCCTGTTTGCAAGAATGTCTTTCTGGTGTGTAGAAGCCACTCTCAAAGAATCTGGATTTAATACCAGAGCCTTACACGTTTACGTTCCTTCTTTCGGAGAATGGGGATTTGTTTTAGGATCTGTAGGAAACTTAAGAGGATATAGAAAAGATCTTCCTGCAGGATTAAAATTCCTGAATGAAACAGAACTCAAATCTATTTCGGAATTTCCTCAAGACATGTCCAGAGTGCCGACTGAACCAAACCGATTGGATAATCAAAGTCTTGTACGTTATTACGACCAAGAATGGAATCGTATCTTAGATTAA
- a CDS encoding DUF4178 domain-containing protein, with product MSELSCPNCGAPVPIINKASVYAVCSSCKTLSLKKDVNLEKIGTAGELADDHSIVQLGTQGNYKGTPFRVIGRIQLKFELGFWNEWHLMEGDGSSAWLGEAQGSYYYTKLNDGIPTDKIPTLEGAEDPIVIASGRRERITPGDSFYLGENWTLKEIMKASCIGGEGELPIGFQTGYEAVLLDLASEDGMFGTLDYSESPALLFSGSFAPLEELNLTGLRQEEVAYNQAQIPAKSIECKGCGASLNQFSPDFSKSLACEYCGSVMDTESDDLKIIAKFDQVSRDNVLLPLGTPIKLPNFPESKVIGILRKSTEVDDETYTWTDYLLRYKGGYSWLNENGDNWTYFEPLPGVPKWAPGLKRIFQKRSYKWFANSDSNTDFALGEFYWKISAGEKAQLEDFISPPYMISSERTDKELFWSKGVFIPFDTMKSAVPLDTASKFRKPEIVGVCEPNPFKIRLKRNLWVAAALSALFLVFQVYGCIKAKNQVVYEGKFKYVQTSAPNAEIGSSSFRDNSFVTDVFELKGSANENVEIQIEAPNIDNKYIFFSAALINEDTDTAYDTSIETSYYHGVDDGESWSEGSRSDSKSLAEIPPGRYYLRLESQSDFPEGWGSVYNVKIIRDVMSPSPFFLFSIFLWLPLIYTFFRSYSFESKRV from the coding sequence GTGTCCGAACTAAGTTGTCCTAATTGTGGAGCCCCGGTCCCCATCATCAATAAGGCTTCCGTGTACGCGGTTTGCTCCAGTTGTAAAACTCTATCCCTCAAAAAAGATGTGAATCTGGAAAAGATCGGCACAGCGGGAGAACTCGCTGATGATCATTCTATCGTACAACTCGGGACTCAAGGGAATTATAAAGGCACTCCGTTCAGAGTTATAGGAAGGATCCAACTTAAATTCGAATTAGGCTTCTGGAACGAATGGCATCTCATGGAAGGAGATGGAAGTTCCGCATGGTTAGGAGAAGCACAAGGTTCTTATTATTATACAAAACTAAATGATGGAATTCCAACAGACAAGATCCCAACCTTAGAAGGTGCAGAAGATCCAATCGTAATCGCTTCAGGCAGAAGAGAAAGGATCACTCCAGGAGACAGTTTTTATCTGGGAGAAAACTGGACCCTAAAAGAGATCATGAAAGCTAGCTGCATAGGTGGAGAAGGTGAACTTCCTATCGGATTCCAAACTGGATACGAAGCAGTTTTATTAGATCTAGCTAGCGAAGATGGAATGTTCGGAACCTTGGATTATTCTGAATCCCCTGCATTATTATTTTCCGGAAGTTTTGCTCCATTAGAAGAATTGAATTTAACCGGGCTCAGGCAAGAAGAAGTAGCATACAACCAAGCTCAGATCCCAGCAAAGTCGATTGAATGTAAAGGTTGTGGAGCTTCTCTCAATCAATTTAGCCCTGACTTCTCTAAATCTTTAGCATGCGAATATTGCGGATCCGTAATGGATACCGAAAGTGATGATCTAAAGATCATCGCTAAATTCGATCAAGTTTCCAGAGATAATGTTCTTCTTCCTTTAGGAACTCCAATCAAACTTCCTAATTTTCCTGAATCCAAGGTCATTGGTATTTTGCGAAAATCTACTGAGGTAGACGATGAGACTTATACTTGGACTGATTACCTTCTCCGATACAAAGGTGGATACTCTTGGTTAAATGAGAACGGGGACAACTGGACCTATTTCGAGCCACTTCCTGGAGTTCCAAAATGGGCGCCGGGACTAAAACGTATCTTCCAAAAAAGATCTTATAAGTGGTTTGCTAATTCTGATTCTAATACTGACTTCGCGTTAGGAGAATTTTACTGGAAAATCTCCGCTGGGGAGAAGGCGCAGCTCGAAGATTTTATTTCTCCTCCTTATATGATCTCTTCCGAGAGAACGGATAAGGAACTTTTCTGGTCTAAAGGAGTATTCATACCTTTTGATACAATGAAGTCTGCAGTTCCTTTGGATACTGCTTCTAAATTCAGAAAACCTGAAATAGTTGGAGTATGTGAACCTAATCCATTCAAGATCAGATTAAAACGAAATCTATGGGTGGCAGCCGCTCTCTCCGCATTGTTTTTAGTTTTCCAAGTATATGGATGTATCAAGGCCAAAAACCAAGTAGTCTATGAGGGAAAATTCAAATATGTGCAAACCTCTGCTCCGAACGCAGAGATAGGAAGTTCAAGTTTCAGAGACAATTCTTTTGTAACGGATGTATTCGAACTAAAAGGATCTGCGAACGAGAATGTAGAGATCCAGATCGAAGCTCCTAATATAGACAATAAATATATATTCTTCTCCGCTGCTTTAATTAACGAAGATACCGATACAGCTTATGATACTTCTATCGAAACTAGTTATTATCATGGAGTGGACGACGGAGAATCTTGGTCAGAAGGTTCCAGATCGGACTCTAAATCTTTGGCGGAAATCCCTCCAGGAAGATATTATCTTAGATTAGAAAGCCAATCAGACTTTCCGGAAGGTTGGGGTTCCGTCTACAATGTAAAAATCATAAGAGATGTTATGAGTCCCTCTCCATTCTTCTTATTTTCAATCTTCTTATGGCTTCCTTTGATCTATACTTTTTTCAGAAGTTATTCTTTCGAATCCAAAAGAGTTTAA
- a CDS encoding adhesin OmpL37 family surface protein — protein sequence MGSKRNLTYIILLFAFIILPFGQTKADLDSNRATALVRVERGLKQNEFHLKAINSTISNYGTEEDKALFRRCLQHHIETFTLYLQFDLSHSYDEMRQTQRLLVILYGKAVEASATSVRRELDFLSKYALRTKDAEARHHLEMGYREYGASNQKKTIADNTRPYLPGIKTQYLYEALKLLKQSREYVILLSLKFLSDFEPDLQTTEFEEIYNEINRAMFSKADYYNRIHFDNHFHIFNSQNLYEATWENPGLQELEKALGDIDPASDRARRMAKRSVIP from the coding sequence ATGGGATCGAAAAGAAATCTTACATATATCATTCTTCTTTTCGCATTTATAATTCTTCCTTTTGGACAAACAAAAGCAGACTTAGACAGTAATAGGGCTACGGCTTTGGTCCGAGTAGAAAGAGGATTAAAACAAAACGAATTTCATCTAAAAGCGATCAATAGTACAATCTCAAATTACGGAACAGAAGAAGATAAGGCATTATTCCGCAGATGCCTTCAACATCATATAGAGACATTCACTCTATATTTACAATTTGATCTTTCCCATTCTTACGATGAAATGCGCCAAACCCAAAGACTATTAGTTATATTATATGGCAAAGCAGTAGAAGCATCAGCCACCAGCGTGAGAAGAGAATTGGATTTTTTATCCAAGTATGCTCTCAGAACAAAAGATGCAGAAGCAAGACATCATTTGGAAATGGGTTATAGAGAATACGGGGCCTCTAACCAAAAGAAAACGATCGCAGATAACACAAGACCTTATTTGCCTGGAATCAAAACCCAATACTTATACGAAGCTCTGAAATTATTAAAACAATCCAGAGAATACGTCATTCTTCTTTCTTTAAAATTTCTTTCCGACTTTGAACCGGATCTACAAACCACTGAATTCGAAGAAATTTATAATGAGATCAATCGTGCAATGTTCAGCAAGGCAGACTATTATAATCGGATCCATTTCGATAACCATTTTCATATCTTCAATTCTCAGAATCTATACGAAGCTACTTGGGAGAATCCAGGCCTGCAAGAATTGGAAAAAGCTTTGGGAGATATAGATCCTGCCAGCGATCGGGCAAGAAGAATGGCGAAACGCTCCGTCATTCCTTAA
- a CDS encoding heavy metal translocating P-type ATPase, whose amino-acid sequence MSEEITLDLFGMTCANCARRIETGLNKVPGVEEARVNFGRETAFVRFNESVNSTQLFSKVESLGYSAKLHSENNYKETEELHKKERSKLRSRFFISLLFASPLFYSMVSHFSFLEFLPNPKALMHPWIQFVLAFPVQFWIGFPFYKSAFRAIKNGSANMDVLVSLGTSAAFGYSFILSLLQGTRQGDLLFSSFWVEGAHIHSLPPLYYETSAVLLSFILAGKWMEAEAKGKSSSAIQTLLELKPETARIKKEEVWSEIPTEYVKKGDILQVRPGEKFPVDGLVLEGFSSVDESMLTGESLPLDKKKDSQVFGGTVNGNGNLIVQATSVGSETVLASIIKTVEEAQSSRAPIQKIADKISAVFVPAVILISLFNFLLWFFFLEAGELGSALEKSIAILVIACPCALGLATPISILVGTGKAASQGILFRNSEVLETTASLNLIAFDKTGTITQGNPSVTDYKFAGEESGLLSSSASAESASSHPLGKAIVSFVKSKGHSILSPENLQTVPGLGVTAKINQNMIKIGKLEFFEEKESLPKDLLDISNSWEKAGKTVVWARSENGKSVNSNSAAGSTTMNSAVSADVGTPTWIIFAIEDTIRQNAKSALEKLDSLGIETLLLTGDHLSVAENISSKVGIKNVHASLLPKEKAEILSDLQSKGKTVGMTGDGINDSPALAKADVGFAMGTGTGVAIETAGVVLVKGDLEKIAEAVLIAKATTGNIRQNFFWALAYNTLGIPIAAAGLLAPWIAGAMMAFSSVSVVLNALRLKKRT is encoded by the coding sequence ATGAGCGAGGAAATCACATTAGATCTTTTTGGAATGACCTGTGCAAACTGCGCAAGAAGAATAGAAACAGGTTTAAACAAAGTCCCGGGTGTAGAAGAGGCTCGAGTCAATTTCGGAAGGGAAACTGCATTCGTAAGATTCAATGAGTCTGTAAATTCTACACAATTATTTTCTAAAGTAGAATCCCTAGGTTATTCTGCAAAATTGCACTCAGAGAATAATTATAAAGAAACAGAAGAGCTACATAAAAAAGAAAGATCCAAATTGAGATCTAGATTTTTTATCTCACTTTTGTTTGCTTCTCCCCTATTCTACTCAATGGTTTCCCATTTTTCTTTTTTGGAATTTTTACCTAATCCAAAAGCACTCATGCATCCTTGGATACAATTTGTATTGGCGTTTCCAGTTCAGTTCTGGATCGGATTTCCATTTTATAAAAGTGCATTCAGAGCAATCAAAAACGGAAGCGCAAACATGGATGTTTTGGTTTCCTTAGGAACCTCTGCGGCATTCGGATATAGCTTTATACTTTCTCTCTTACAAGGGACCCGACAAGGAGATCTGCTCTTCTCATCTTTCTGGGTAGAAGGCGCACATATTCATTCACTTCCGCCGTTATACTATGAAACATCCGCTGTATTACTTTCTTTTATACTCGCAGGTAAATGGATGGAAGCAGAAGCAAAAGGGAAAAGTTCTTCTGCAATCCAAACCTTACTGGAATTAAAACCGGAAACAGCTCGTATTAAAAAAGAAGAAGTTTGGTCGGAGATACCAACTGAATACGTAAAAAAAGGTGATATCCTACAAGTCAGACCTGGAGAAAAATTTCCAGTAGATGGGTTAGTATTAGAAGGTTTCAGCTCAGTTGATGAATCTATGTTAACAGGTGAAAGTCTTCCCTTAGATAAAAAGAAAGACAGCCAAGTGTTCGGGGGAACAGTAAACGGGAACGGAAACCTGATCGTCCAGGCAACCTCTGTTGGTTCCGAAACAGTTCTCGCATCCATTATCAAAACTGTCGAAGAAGCACAAAGTTCCAGGGCACCCATCCAAAAGATTGCGGATAAAATTTCTGCAGTATTTGTTCCTGCGGTAATCCTGATCTCTTTGTTTAACTTTTTATTATGGTTCTTCTTTTTAGAAGCAGGAGAATTAGGTTCCGCTTTAGAAAAATCTATAGCGATCTTAGTGATTGCATGTCCTTGTGCTTTAGGACTTGCCACTCCAATTTCAATTTTAGTCGGAACAGGAAAAGCAGCAAGCCAAGGGATTCTATTCAGGAACTCAGAAGTTTTAGAAACCACAGCTTCTCTCAATCTGATAGCTTTCGATAAAACCGGAACAATCACTCAAGGAAATCCTTCCGTAACAGATTATAAATTTGCAGGAGAAGAGTCGGGTCTTCTTTCTTCATCTGCATCCGCAGAATCTGCATCTTCTCACCCTTTAGGAAAGGCGATTGTTTCCTTTGTAAAATCAAAAGGTCATTCTATACTTTCTCCTGAAAATTTACAGACTGTTCCAGGCCTTGGGGTCACTGCTAAAATAAATCAAAATATGATCAAGATAGGAAAACTGGAGTTTTTCGAAGAAAAGGAAAGTTTACCTAAGGATTTATTAGATATTTCTAATTCTTGGGAAAAAGCAGGAAAAACAGTAGTTTGGGCAAGATCCGAGAACGGGAAAAGTGTCAACTCTAATAGCGCGGCCGGCTCTACCACTATGAATTCTGCCGTAAGCGCCGATGTTGGAACTCCTACATGGATCATCTTCGCAATTGAAGATACAATCCGACAAAATGCAAAATCCGCATTAGAAAAATTAGATTCTCTTGGAATCGAAACACTACTCTTAACCGGAGACCATTTATCCGTAGCGGAAAATATCTCCTCTAAAGTCGGGATCAAAAATGTGCATGCGTCTCTTCTACCAAAAGAGAAAGCAGAGATACTTTCCGATCTACAATCCAAAGGAAAAACAGTAGGAATGACCGGCGATGGCATCAACGATTCACCTGCATTAGCAAAAGCGGATGTAGGATTTGCAATGGGCACAGGAACAGGTGTAGCGATCGAAACCGCTGGAGTAGTTTTGGTAAAAGGAGATCTGGAAAAAATTGCAGAAGCAGTCCTGATTGCAAAGGCGACAACTGGAAATATCAGGCAAAATTTTTTCTGGGCGCTTGCTTATAACACTCTCGGGATCCCGATTGCGGCCGCAGGATTATTAGCTCCCTGGATTGCAGGCGCTATGATGGCATTCAGTTCCGTTTCCGTGGTCTTAAATGCACTCCGACTTAAGAAAAGGACATAA
- a CDS encoding heavy-metal-associated domain-containing protein, which produces MYEIKLSGMTCNHCVGTVSKTIQSFDSESKPVVDLNSQTARFETKKDISSLPKMLEEEGYPVVSINQE; this is translated from the coding sequence ATGTACGAGATCAAATTATCAGGAATGACCTGCAATCATTGTGTAGGGACCGTATCTAAAACAATCCAATCCTTCGATTCAGAGTCTAAACCAGTAGTGGATCTAAACTCCCAGACTGCACGTTTTGAAACCAAGAAGGATATTTCCTCTCTTCCTAAAATGTTGGAAGAAGAAGGTTATCCAGTGGTTTCCATCAACCAGGAGTAA
- the cueR gene encoding Cu(I)-responsive transcriptional regulator: MNIGEVAKLSGVNPKLVRHYESIGLVSKPIRADSGYRLYSEKDIHTLRFIKRARGLGFSLPEIKQLLGLWKNKSRASAQVKSLALTHVKEMQAKILELQSMCDTLTHLAKHCHGDHRPDCPILEELEGYD; the protein is encoded by the coding sequence ATGAATATCGGAGAAGTCGCCAAATTATCCGGGGTAAACCCAAAATTAGTCAGGCATTATGAATCCATTGGACTCGTCTCTAAACCCATTCGTGCAGATTCCGGATATAGACTATATTCAGAAAAAGACATACATACATTGAGATTTATCAAAAGAGCCAGAGGTCTTGGATTTTCTTTGCCTGAGATCAAACAATTATTGGGACTTTGGAAAAATAAATCCAGGGCAAGTGCTCAGGTCAAATCTTTGGCTCTAACTCATGTAAAAGAAATGCAGGCAAAAATTTTAGAATTACAATCAATGTGTGATACTCTCACTCATTTAGCAAAACATTGTCATGGAGATCATAGACCGGATTGTCCTATCTTAGAAGAGTTAGAAGGATACGATTAA
- a CDS encoding SDR family NAD(P)-dependent oxidoreductase has protein sequence MDYKNKVILITGASSGIGKATALALAKFQNKIILTARRENLLQEVSKEITKLGSDCISFAGDGRDKAHAKFVIQEIVKKYGKIDIALLNIGIGPPSNTLTSTSKTILDCMNINYSSLINFYVPLMKQMKKQKEVCMISHMNSLATYFGIPMQGDYTASKGAARLFLETARMELEHFGIKHIRIQTIHPGFVDTEAVKNDGIPAPNQISENEAANLVLKGFRKEWKENRFPYGTALATRIGRIVPLWLRTKILLSETPKNF, from the coding sequence ATGGACTATAAAAACAAGGTAATTTTAATCACGGGAGCTTCTTCCGGTATTGGAAAAGCGACTGCATTAGCCCTGGCTAAATTTCAAAATAAAATAATACTTACCGCAAGAAGGGAAAATCTCCTCCAAGAAGTCTCGAAAGAGATCACGAAATTAGGAAGTGATTGTATCTCTTTTGCCGGAGATGGAAGAGACAAGGCCCATGCAAAATTTGTAATACAAGAAATAGTAAAGAAGTATGGAAAGATAGATATCGCTCTACTTAATATCGGGATCGGTCCTCCTTCTAATACATTAACCTCAACCTCTAAAACAATCTTAGACTGTATGAATATCAACTACAGTTCTTTGATTAACTTTTATGTTCCCCTTATGAAGCAGATGAAAAAACAAAAAGAAGTATGTATGATCTCTCATATGAATTCGTTGGCGACCTATTTCGGAATCCCAATGCAAGGTGATTATACTGCTTCCAAGGGCGCCGCGCGTCTTTTTTTAGAAACTGCAAGAATGGAATTAGAACATTTCGGAATAAAACATATAAGGATCCAAACAATACATCCTGGATTTGTGGATACGGAAGCGGTAAAGAATGACGGAATTCCTGCTCCGAATCAAATCAGTGAGAATGAGGCTGCTAACCTAGTCCTAAAGGGCTTTAGAAAAGAATGGAAAGAAAACCGTTTCCCATACGGAACCGCTTTGGCTACTCGGATAGGGAGGATCGTGCCCCTTTGGCTCAGAACAAAAATTCTTTTGTCGGAGACTCCTAAAAATTTTTGA
- a CDS encoding MFS transporter translates to MKKITKAVWVLSFISLFTDVSSEMLYPIMPLYLKSIGFSVVLIGVLEGFAEAIAGLSKGYFGKLSDQNGKRVPFVQFGYLLSAISKPIMGFFTFPIWIFLSRTMDRLGKGIRTGARDALLSDEATPETKGTVFGFHRSMDTLGAVLGPTFALVFLHFYPENYSILFFIAAIPGLSAFLISGLLKEKKKEKNVTQEKSNFLSHFLYWKNAPISYKKIVIGLLVFGLVNSSDLFLLLMAKAKGLEDSQVIGIYIFYNLVYALFSLPAGIFADKIGLKPTLVFGLFVFAFVYGGMAFAEDKIHFYSLFFLYGIYAASTEGISKALITNIIPKTDSASAIGTFAGLNSIAALVASNLGGLIWFYSGPKSMFLITALVSVIVSFYFIRLSLSKSGN, encoded by the coding sequence CTGAAAAAAATCACCAAAGCAGTCTGGGTTCTTTCATTCATCAGTCTTTTTACTGATGTATCCAGCGAAATGTTATATCCTATCATGCCTCTTTATTTAAAGAGCATAGGATTCTCAGTCGTACTAATTGGAGTCCTAGAAGGATTTGCCGAAGCGATCGCAGGATTAAGTAAAGGTTATTTCGGAAAACTTTCAGACCAAAATGGTAAGAGAGTTCCATTCGTTCAGTTCGGATATTTATTAAGCGCAATCTCCAAACCAATCATGGGGTTTTTCACATTCCCAATCTGGATCTTTTTATCCAGAACTATGGATCGATTGGGAAAAGGTATCAGAACAGGTGCAAGAGACGCATTACTTTCTGACGAAGCAACACCAGAAACCAAAGGTACAGTTTTCGGATTTCACCGTTCTATGGATACTTTGGGGGCAGTACTAGGACCTACATTCGCATTAGTATTTTTGCATTTTTATCCTGAGAATTATTCTATTTTATTTTTTATTGCGGCTATCCCAGGTCTTTCAGCGTTCTTGATCTCAGGTCTTCTAAAAGAAAAGAAGAAAGAAAAAAACGTCACACAAGAGAAATCAAACTTTCTATCTCATTTTCTTTATTGGAAGAATGCGCCGATTTCTTATAAAAAAATAGTAATCGGCCTCTTAGTCTTTGGACTAGTTAATAGTTCAGATCTTTTTCTTCTTTTAATGGCAAAAGCAAAAGGTTTAGAAGATTCTCAGGTGATTGGAATATACATATTTTATAATTTAGTATATGCTTTATTTTCTCTTCCAGCAGGTATCTTTGCGGATAAGATTGGTCTTAAACCAACTTTGGTCTTCGGCTTATTTGTATTTGCTTTTGTATACGGAGGAATGGCTTTCGCAGAAGATAAGATCCACTTCTATTCCTTATTCTTCTTATACGGAATTTATGCTGCCAGCACAGAAGGTATTTCCAAGGCGTTAATCACTAATATAATTCCTAAAACTGATTCAGCTTCTGCAATCGGGACATTTGCAGGCTTAAACAGTATTGCTGCTTTGGTTGCGAGTAATCTCGGAGGGTTGATCTGGTTTTATTCAGGACCTAAAAGTATGTTCCTTATCACGGCTTTAGTTTCTGTAATAGTTTCATTCTATTTCATCCGTCTTTCTCTTTCCAAATCCGGAAATTAA
- a CDS encoding PilZ domain-containing protein, translating into MAGTNSLFDDKYEYRDPSQQKRKNARVKITIDGDFIVKGRTQRFPVFIVDIGTGGAGIETRTSVFEGDRIILYGNINGKNMELESEVIRVSGKKANVIFITLSEEDKDLIQDLIHKKFFDKDKKPLS; encoded by the coding sequence ATGGCGGGCACTAACTCCCTTTTCGACGATAAATACGAATACCGGGACCCTTCTCAACAGAAGAGGAAGAACGCTCGCGTCAAAATCACCATCGACGGCGATTTTATAGTTAAAGGGCGAACTCAAAGATTTCCAGTATTCATCGTTGATATAGGAACTGGAGGAGCTGGCATTGAGACCCGCACTTCCGTTTTCGAGGGAGACCGGATCATCCTATACGGAAATATCAACGGCAAAAATATGGAACTCGAGTCAGAAGTAATCCGAGTTTCCGGAAAAAAAGCCAACGTAATCTTCATTACTCTTTCCGAAGAAGACAAAGATCTTATCCAAGACCTGATCCACAAAAAGTTTTTTGACAAAGACAAAAAGCCTCTATCCTGA
- a CDS encoding NRDE family protein — MCTSLIYRDPNKGILGVGFNRDESTKRKPSLSPQLLESNSGKAIAPIDGEAGGTWIGVSQRGEIICLVNYYEATLKLLRNPVSRGLLVRSILLGERTPESYTESELEKYYPFKLFKANKEKTEIFIWDGKTYQTETDSETFSVFGSSFTQGPKAQVARRETFEKNFRPSSLPDAAGFTNIAKAFLSSHLPEQGALSPCMHRRDAHSVSRTVIILDGSSVYFSYKNSQPCEEGPEEDYNFTLTEFRTSA; from the coding sequence ATGTGCACTTCTTTAATCTATAGAGACCCAAACAAAGGAATACTTGGAGTCGGATTTAACAGAGACGAATCTACCAAAAGAAAACCTTCTTTATCGCCTCAGCTGTTAGAATCAAATTCAGGAAAAGCAATCGCTCCGATCGATGGAGAAGCAGGCGGTACTTGGATCGGAGTTTCCCAAAGAGGCGAAATTATCTGTCTAGTAAACTACTACGAAGCCACCTTAAAATTATTGCGCAATCCTGTGAGTAGAGGACTACTAGTTCGCTCCATTCTACTTGGAGAAAGAACTCCTGAATCTTATACGGAATCAGAGTTGGAAAAATATTATCCGTTCAAATTATTCAAAGCAAACAAAGAGAAGACTGAAATATTTATTTGGGATGGTAAAACTTACCAAACAGAAACAGACTCCGAAACATTTTCAGTTTTCGGAAGCTCCTTTACTCAAGGACCAAAAGCCCAGGTAGCAAGAAGAGAAACCTTCGAAAAAAATTTTCGTCCTTCTTCCCTTCCTGATGCCGCAGGTTTTACAAATATTGCTAAGGCATTCTTATCTTCTCATTTGCCTGAACAAGGCGCTCTATCGCCTTGTATGCATAGAAGAGACGCACATTCAGTTTCCAGAACCGTAATCATTTTGGACGGATCTTCTGTTTATTTCTCCTACAAGAATTCTCAACCTTGTGAAGAGGGACCAGAAGAGGATTACAATTTCACTTTGACTGAATTTCGAACTTCTGCATGA